The genomic window CAAGATTTTACAGAAACAATCTCGGTTTCACCGTTACAGTGGGCAAAAATATTGGCATCAACCTTTGTAAATGAATCATGAAACGACCAGGTGCTGGTACCAATTCGAATGGTTTCACCGCCATTCCCGCTTATATCTGGCCGGGGACCAAAATAATTGTGGTCAATCTGGTGGTAATTTGGTTTATCAGACAACCACACCACAAGCGTTGGACCCTGATTAGTTTTACCTTCAAAATAACAATGATCTACCCTGTTGTGCTCGCCATACAATGAAGCAAATGTATATTCAGTGGCCTTATCAGGCGGATTGTAACCAATAACCGAAGAATTTGTTAAACGGCAATTGGCCGATTTTTCGGAAAATGTAATCACATCTTCACCTTTTGTAAAACCATTTTTGAAAGATATGCCATCGGTGATTAGCCAGGTTCCATCAATTTTCAGTGATGAGGCACCTGTAAAAAACACTTGACCACCCTCCTCTGCGGTTAGCATAATAGGTTTTTGCTGCGTGCCATTACCCTTGAAAAGCACTTGTTGATTTGCCCATTCCCTATTTTTAAGGATTACCTTATCACCTGGTAATAGTTTTAACGCAGCTAATTCAGCTGCTGTGCTTATTTTGTAATCTTTCGCAGTTCCGTAGATCGAGCATCCGATGAGGATAGCTGTTAGGCAAAAATTGAGTTTCATATTGTAGGCTATTTGGTTATTTTAATCGGTAATGGGCAGGACTGCTATTTTTTATAATTTTTATACCTTAGCAGTGCTTCTAAATAATAATAATCGGCATAGTTTAGTGGCACATCTACTTCGCTATTTGATGGTTTTGAGCCTGTGCTGTGCAGCAAAATAAAGCCTTTGGCCGTCCCAATCGGCGCAATGTAGTTTGTGCTTAAACTTTTTAAAATCTGGTTTGCTTTTTTATAATAATCACTTCCTTGATTGCTGTATCCGCTTAATTCATATAAGCCTGAAGCCATAACAGCAGCGGCTGATGCATCTCTTGGCTCGTTCGGGATTTGAGGTGCATTAAAATCCCAGTAGGGCACTAAATCTTTCGGCATATTTGGATGATCGAAAATAAATTTTGCTATATTTTCTGCCTGTTTTAAGTAAATTGGATTTTTAGTGTAACGATAGCACATGGTATACCCATATAAACCCCATGCTTGTCCGCGGGCCCAAGCAGATTCATGACTATAACCTTGATGGGTATTCTTTTTCAGCACAGCCCCCGTATTTGGGTCGTAATCGATTACATGATACGAGCTAAAATCGGAGCGGAAATGATTTTTTATGGTTGTATTGGCATGGCTTACTGCAATTTTATAGAAAGTTGAATCACCGGTTAGTTTCGTTGCTTCAAATAACAGTTCTAAATTCATCATGTTATCAATAATTACAGGGTTTACCCATTTATCCCTGCTATGGTCCCAGGATAATATCACGCCTGTTTTAGGGTTAAAGCGAGTTGACAAAGTTTTTGCCGCTTCAATAATCACCGCTTTATCATGGGCACTTCCAGTTAG from Flavobacterium sp. W4I14 includes these protein-coding regions:
- a CDS encoding unsaturated chondroitin disaccharide hydrolase (product_source=KO:K18581; cath_funfam=1.50.10.10; cleavage_site_network=SignalP-noTM; ko=KO:K18581; pfam=PF07470; superfamily=48208), with the protein product MKLKYSIATIILLATQTFVFAQKVNVKKAFQQAAAQTKLMLQEVEKAASAAKPELISPRTLDNGKLKLVASRDWTSGFFPGVLWYLDEYYKTDEWKTAARKFTTFIEKEKTNGTTHDMGFKVFCSVGNAFRLTGSAHDKAVIIEAAKTLSTRFNPKTGVILSWDHSRDKWVNPVIIDNMMNLELLFEATKLTGDSTFYKIAVSHANTTIKNHFRSDFSSYHVIDYDPNTGAVLKKNTHQGYSHESAWARGQAWGLYGYTMCYRYTKNPIYLKQAENIAKFIFDHPNMPKDLVPYWDFNAPQIPNEPRDASAAAVMASGLYELSGYSNQGSDYYKKANQILKSLSTNYIAPIGTAKGFILLHSTGSKPSNSEVDVPLNYADYYYLEALLRYKNYKK
- a CDS encoding poly(beta-D-mannuronate) lyase (product_source=KO:K01729; cath_funfam=2.160.20.10; ko=KO:K01729; pfam=PF14592; superfamily=51126), which encodes MKLNFCLTAILIGCSIYGTAKDYKISTAAELAALKLLPGDKVILKNREWANQQVLFKGNGTQQKPIMLTAEEGGQVFFTGASSLKIDGTWLITDGISFKNGFTKGEDVITFSEKSANCRLTNSSVIGYNPPDKATEYTFASLYGEHNRVDHCYFEGKTNQGPTLVVWLSDKPNYHQIDHNYFGPRPDISGNGGETIRIGTSTWSFHDSFTKVDANIFAHCNGETEIVSVKSCRNTISNNLFFESVGTLTLRHGNYNEVSGNIFIGNKIANTGGIRVIGENHKVHHNYLQGLTGTGLRAAISVMDGLPNPILVSHWQVKNAEITANTIVDCKEAFSIGAGKNADRILAPQKVVITDNLVKADTNPVSWVDKAADVTFSGNMLDAKSAPQNLEKGFSVIDAKFEKQQGIWSLKGQKTGANLNSGQLSILKARNIGPSWYKPTSTVLIQ